ACGACGCACCCGCCGTTCTGGACTGACGTTCCCAAGGCTAACTTTTTCGGGCCTGCCGTGGAGGGACCAGACCCAATCTGGCGCGGCCACTGGGCCGCGCCGCTGCTCTATGCTGGGCAGCATGCTGGCCCGCTCCCGCGCCGAGATCTCCGTATCTGCCCTGAAACACAACGCCGCCCTGCTCGCCCGGCAGGCAGGCGCGAAGCTGATCGCGCCGGTCAAGGCCAACGCCTACGGGCACGGCCTGAAGGTGGTGGTGGGGGCGCTGCGCGAGTCGCCCGACGTGTGGGGCTTCGCGGTGGCCCTGCCGCGTGAGGCGCAGGCGCTCATGGCCCTGGAACCGGGCAAGCCGGTGCTGCTGCTGACCCCCGCCGCGCCGGAGGAGTTCGCTGAACTCGCCGACCTGGGCGTGCGGCTGAGTGTCAGCACCGCCGCCGAGGTCGCCGCCCTGCCGGGGCACGCCCGCGTTCACCTGAAAGTCGAGACTGGGATGAACCGCAGCGGCGCGAGGCCCATTGAGGCCGTGCGGCTGGGCCAGCAACTCGCCGACCTGGGGATGCTCGAGGGGGTCTACACCCATTTCGCCCGCGCCGACGAACCCGACCTCAGTCCGACCCACAAGCAGCTCAAAGTGTTTCAGGAGGTGCTGGCGCAGCTTCCCCCGGTGCTGGCCCACGCGGCCAACGGCGGCGGCGTGCTGGGCCTGGGTCCGGTGGACACTCTGAAGCTGGCCCGCCCCGGCCTGGCGCTCTACGGCCACGCGCCGGAGCACCTGCGCGATTCGTTCGCGCTGCGCCCGGCCCTGCGTCTCACGGCCCGCGTCGGCTCGGTTCACCGGGTCTACGCCGGGGAAGAGATCAGCTACGGCGGCCTGTATACCGCAGGGCATGACCAGGACATCGCCACCGTGCAGTTCGGGTACGCCGACGGCTACCCGCGTAACGCCACCTTAAAAGCCCACTGCACCGTAGGGGGACAGATGCGCCCGGTGCGGGGCCGCATCTGCATGGACCAGTTCATGCTGGATGTCAGCGGCCTGGACGTGAAGCCAAGCGACTGGGTAGAGGTCTGGAGCGACGGGCCGGTGACGCTCAGCGACGTGGCCGCCTGGGGCGAGACGGTGGACTACGAGGTACTGACTGGCCTGGGCGAGCGGGTGGAGCGGGTGGCGGTGGAGTAGCGCCGCCGTCCCAGTCGGGTTCAGATGGGCGCAGCGAACCCGGCACTCTCCAGCAGAGCGCCCAGCGTCGTGAATTCTTCCAGACGCGGCCAGTTCGGTGGGAAAGGCTGACTGGCCGTGACCTCGTTGGGCACCACCACCACGCCGACCCCCGCCGCCAGCGCCGCCGTCGCCCCGTTGAAGCTGTCCTCGACGGCCAGGCACTCCTCGTGACGCAGGCCCAGGCGGGAAACCGCCAGCGCGTAGAGTTCCGGGTCGGGCTTGACGCGGGCCACGTCACCGCGCGTCGCCAGCACCTCGAACCAGGCCAGCAGGCCATGTTGCTCCAGCCAACGCGTGACCCATTGACTGTCACTGCTGGTCGCCAGTGCCAGCCTCAGCCCCGAGGCACGGGCCTCCTCCAGCACTGCCCGCACACCGGGCCGCAAGTCGGACGCCTCAATGTCGGCGTGAATCTGCCCGCGCAGCTCAGCGTGAACCTCGGTTTGCCGCGCCTGCACCTCATCCGGCAGGCCCAGCCAGGGGTCGAAGGCGTCCCAGGTGCCGATGCCCTGCTGCCAGTCGGCCAGCGCCAGCTCTCGCCCATGCGCGCGGTAAAGCGCTTCCCAGCGGCGAAATTCATGTGTCTCAGTGTCGAGGATGGTGCCATCGAAGTCGAAGATGAGGGCTTTCAGGATGGGCGTCGTCATCTTTGCAGTCTAAGAGGTCGCTGCCGGGTGAAGGCCGATCAGTCCGACATCTCCCCCATCGCCCTGAGCACGTTCGCCATGTGGGTGTCGAGATCGACGCCGAGTTCCGCCGCGCCCTGCACGACTTCCTCGCGGTTGACGCCGCCCGCGAACGCCTTGTTCTTGAAGCGCTTTTTCAAGCTGGAGAGTTCGACCTGTCTCACGTCCCTGTCGGGACGGACCAGTGCGGCGGCCTGCACCAGACCGGTGAGTTCGTCCACCGCGAACAGCGTCTGGGCCAGTCTGGTTTCGCGGGCCACGCCGCTGTAGGTCGCGTGGCCGAGGATGGCCGTCAATACGTCCTCACCCACGTCGGTGTGCTCGCGCAGGTACTTCACGCCCCAGAAGGGATGCTCGCCGGGGTACTGCTCGTAGTCGAAATCGTGCAGCAGGCCAGTCACGGCGTACTGCTCCTCGTCTTCCTGCCACTCGCGGGCATAAAAGCGCATGGCCGCCTCCACGTTGAGCATGTGCCGCCGCAGCGATTCGGAGGGCGTGAACTGGGTCATCAAGGCGTGGGCTTCGTCGCGCTGCATGAATCCATGCTAGCGCGGGCCCCAGCCAGACTGCTGCGACTGGGCTGCTGCGACTGGACGGCCTCCGCTAAACTGGCAACCATGCCGCACTTCTCCCCCACTGACCCCACCCCGCACGCGCTGGGCTTCGCCATGCCGCCCGAGTGGGCCCCCCACGCCGCCACCTGGCTGGGCTGGCCCGCCGACGACGAGCTGTGGTTCGGCCATCTGACGGGCGTGCGCGACGAGTTTGCCCAGCTCGTGCGCACCATCGCCCACTTCGAGCCGGTGCAACTGCTGGTGCGAGGCGAGGAAAGCGAACTGGACGCCAGGACGCGGCTCTCCGGCGCAGACGTCACCCCCTTCCCCATCACGCTGCACCGTCAGGCACTCGACGACGTGTGGCTGCGCGACAGCGGCCCGATCTTCGTGACGCGCGGCAAGCAGCTCTCGCTCGTCAACTGGCGCTTCAATGCCTGGGGCGGCAAGTTCGAATACGAGCACGACAACCAAGTGCCGGAATACGTGGCGGGGGCGCTCGGCCTGGCACACTGGGACCGGCCCGAGGTGCTCGAGGGCGGCGGCCTGGAAGTCAACGGCGCGGGCGTGGGCCTCACCACCCGCTCGTGCTTCCTGACCGACACCCGCAATCCCGGTATGACCGAAGCGGACTACGCAGCGCTGCTGAAGGAAACACTCGGCCTCAAAAAACTGCTGTGGCTCGGCGGCGGTCTGGAAAACGACCACACCGACGGCCACATCGACACCATCACCCGCTTCGTAAACGAAAGCACCATCGTGACCAGCGTGGCGGACGACTCCCAGGACGCCAACTTCGCCGTGATGCAGCGGAATCTGGCGGCACTGAGAGAGATGACCGACCTTGACGGCCAGCCCTTCAGGGTCGTGGAGTTGCCACTGCCCGCCGCCCGGCTGGAAGGGGCTGAGGGACGCTTGCCGCCCACCTACGCCAACTTCTATATCGGCAACGGCTTCGTGGTGGTGCCGCAGTATCACGACGCCAACGACAAAGCGGCGCTCGAAGCGCTCCGGCCCTTGTTTCCGGGCCGCGAGGTCATCGGCCTGCCCAGCCGCCAGATCATCGAGGGCGGCGGCTCATTTCACTGCGTGACGCAGCAGCAGCCGGTGGGCGAGGCTTGGCAGGGCGAGTAAAGCGCCACTGGCTCAGCCGACCCACTCCGAGAGCAGGTATTCCAGCCGCGTCTGTGCGCCCTCCTGCGAGCCGTAGACGCTGCGCAGCAGTTCGCCGCCCGGCGCGAAGGCCAGCCAGTGCGGCGTGCCCTCGGTCTGCCAGTGTTCGGCCACTGAGCCGTCCAGATCGAGGGCCACCGGGAACGGCAATCTGGCGTAGTCACGGGCAAAGTGAATCAGTTGCGGCTTGACCTGCCCGCGCGGGTACAGGCGGTGGCCCCGGCTGGTATGAATTGCCAGGAGATTGACCGACGTGCCGAACTCAGCGTGCAGACGTTTCATGAACGGAATGCGGCGCGACACGCAGCCGGGACATTCCAGGTTAAAGAACTGCACCAGGCCGGGCCGGGTCCACGTCAGCGGGTCGGCCACAGGGTCCAGATGCACGAAATCGGCGGAGCCGGGCCAGCGCATTCCAGCAGTCTTCCACGCAGTATCCTGCGGAGCATGAACCGTTTTGCGCTCATCCTGTCCTCGCTGCTGGTCGTTTCCGCGACGCTCGCCGCCAGCGTGGCCGACGTGAAGAAGAAAGGCGTGCTGGTGCTGGGCACCGATCCCACCTTCCAGCCGTTCGAGTTCAAGGGCACCGACGGCAGCATTCAGGGCTTCGACATCGACATCGCTGGGGCCATCGCCAAGGACCTCGGCGTCAAGCTCCAGATTCAGGCGGTGGGCTTCGGGGCTTTGATGCCGCAGTCGGTGACCTCCGGGCGGGTGGACATGGCCATCAGCGGCATCACTATTACCCCGAGCGGGCCAAGGTCGTGAGCTTCAGCAGTCCGTATTACCGCTCGGCCCAGGTCTTTATCGTCAAGGCGGGCAACCCCGGCAAGTTTGCCTGGCCCGCCGACATCAAGGGCAAGACCATCGGTGTGCAGGCCAACACCACCGGACAGTTTGCGGCCAACGACAGCCTCAAGCCCAAGGGAGCTGTCCTCAAGGTATACGACGACTTCGCGGCGGGGCTGGCCGACGTGCAGGCCGGGCGCATCGCGGCCCTCATCGGCGACGCGCCCACCGTGACCGATCTCAAGAAGCGTCTGCCGGGGCAGTTCGATCAGGCAGGCAAGGAACTGGTGGCCGAGGATTACGGCGCGGTGTTTAAAAAGGGCAGTGATCTGGCCGCCGCCGCCGACAAGACGCTGGCCCGCATGAAAAAAGACGGCGAATACCAGAAGCTGCTCGACAAGTGGATCGTGCAGAAGTAACGCGGAGCGCAGAAGATGCTTGCCAGATCAGCGGTTCCTCACCCGGCGGCTGCTAGATTGACGCTTGATGGCCGTTCGTATCCTTTTGCTGCTGGCCCTGGCGGGCTTGCTGGCCCTGATCTCTCCTGCCCTTCCCGCGCTGTCGAAGTACGGCGCGTTTCCCCGCACTCCTGAGCGCCCCGTCAATCTGTTGCTGGCGGGCGCAACTCCCAATTATGACGAGACTGCTGCGGTCTGGCCTTACCCGGCCAAGCCGGAAGATTACAGCGGCCTGACCGACACCATCGTACTGGCGCAGCTCCGGGCGGGCGGCCAGGTCGAGATCCTGAGCATTCCGCGCGACACCTGGGTCAATATTCCTGCCCCCAACCCTGACAAAGCGGGGTACGGCAAGATCAACGCTTCCAATCCGCGTGGTGGCCCTGAAACGCTGGTCAAAGCGGTGCAGAACCTGACCGGCGTGCCGATTGACGGTTACGCCCTGCTGAGCCTCAACGCCCTGCGCGACCTTACCAACGCTTCCGGCGGCGTGAGCCTCGACGTGCCGGAGCGCATGAAGTACGACGACAATGCCGGACATCTGCACGTCGATCTGCAACCCGGCATGCAGCACCTCAGCGGCGCGCAGGTGGAGGGTTTCCTGCGCTTTCGCCACGACAACCTGGGCGACATTGGCCGGGTCACGCGCCAGCAGCTTTACTTTCAGGCGCTGGGCCACAAGCTGACCAGCCCGCTGAATATCTGGCGCTGGCCGGGCGTGGTGAGTGCCCTGGACCGCAACACCAAGACCGATCTCAGCCGGGACGTGGTGGCGCAGGTTCTCGGTGCGCTGCTGGGCGGCCCCAAGATCAATACCCAGACCCTGCCCGGCAATTTCGGCCCGTCCGGTACCTGGACGCCGGACCGCAGCGGGATTCGTGAGCTGGTCGCCAAGTCGTTCAGCGACCCGAATGATCCCAGGAGCCGCAGTGTGGCGATTGCCAACATCGACGCTCCGGCGGGGGCCGCACGCGCCCTGCAAAACAAGCTGATCTCGGACGGCTACAGCAATGTCTGGATCGCCAATTTGCAGCGGGTCAGCGCCCCGACCACCTTCATCGCAGGCGAGGCGAGCGCGGCGCTGAGCACCCTCAAGGCCGATCTGGGCTACGGCCAGGTGCAACCGGCGGGCGGCGCACAGGGAGCCGACATCACCATTCTGCTGGGCCGCGATACCCCGGTGCCCAACTGAGCGCTGGGCATCTACACCCTGAGTTCGTACAACACCACGTCGTAGCCGTGCACCGTTTTGCGGCCGCGCACCTCGAAGCCGAAAGCGTCGTAGATAGCGCGCAGCTTTGGCCGGTTCCAGGCGGTATCCAGCCGTAAAAATAAACGGTCCCTCTCCCGCGCCTCACGCACAGCGTCGTCGAGCATCCGGCGGGCCAGTCCCTGCCCCTGGAACCCGGGCAGCACACCCAGCTTGTGCAGATACAGCGCTTCTTCCGGCGCGGCATCCGGCCAGAAATCGGGGTCAGTACCGAGCAGAATCATGGTGGCCGCCGCCTGATCCTCCAGCCAGCCGAGGCGGAAGCTCTCCGGCGGATACTGCCGGGTCAGGCGCTCGGCGGTGAGCGATAAGGGCGGCCACAGCGCCTCACCGCGCGCCTGCCGGTCACGGGCGGTGGCCTCCAGAATGCCCGCACAGAGAAGCAAATCGGCAGGGCTGGCGGGCCGGACAGTCCAACTGGGCATGCTGAACAGTCTAGCGAGCGTCTGCCGTGCAGGTCAGGTGCCGACCGCCGGGGCCGCCTCGATGCCCGTCGCCCACAACGCTGCGCCGCGCACTTCCAGCCGCACGCGGGGGAGCGGCGCGCGGGCCTTGCCGAACACCGCCTCACCCGCTTGCAGTGGATCGAACACGCTGAAGTGGCACGGGCAGCCCAGCTTCGGCTCACCGTCAGGCGGGCGGTAGCTGAAGCTGAAGGCCAGCACTTCCGGGTCTTTGACCAGGTTGACGGTGCAGCCCAGATGGGTACAGGTTCGGCTGAAGGCGGCGTAGTGCTGTCCACCGACGTTCAGACTGCCAGAGGTGGCGGCGGGCAAGTGCATCACCAGGCAGGGCCGCCTATCGTAGGTGAATTCCTGCTGCGCCCACTCCCGGCCCAGATCGCTCAATGCCGCGACGCGAACGGCTGTCCCGGCCACAAACGCGGGCGCTCCCGGCTTTTCTTTGCCGAAGGTCACGCGGCTGGCGTAGTAACCCATGTAGCCGAACACGCCCACCGTCGCGCCCACAGGCAGCAGCCACCATTTTTCCAGCACCTGACGGCGGGTGGGCATCAGGGCCGCGCGGCAGGCAGAGAACGGGAACCGGCTGCGCACCTCATTTCTCCCACTCCTCGAGCCGGGTCAGCAGCGCCGACAGTTCCGCGCCCCTGATGTTGGGGAAGGCGGGCATCGAGCCTTTGCCGTTTTGAATCACCGACTGCAACTCGGCGCGGCCCAGACGGCTCTCGTGGAGGTTGGGGCCGATGCCGCCGCGCCCACTCGCGCCGTGACAACTGGCGCAGTTGGCGGCGTACACCCTGGAGGCCGGATCGGTCTGGGCGCTGCTGGCCCGCAGGGTGGCGATCAGGTCGTCGGCGTCGCGGCCCGTGGGGTCGAGGTTGCGGTAGCGCTCCAGCGCGGCCAGCGCCAGCTTGTTCTCACCGAAGTTGTTGAGGGCGTAGCCGAGCAGAAGCTGACTTTCCGGATCATTGGGCGCGAGCTGGGCGGCGGTGCGGACCAGCAAAAACGCCTGCGATGCCTGCTGCTCACTTTTGGGAGCCGCCCGGCCCTGGCCGCTCAGCAGCATGATGCCCAGCCGCCGCAGCGCTTTGGGCTGCCTGGGATCAAGCTTGAGGGTGCTGGCGTAGGCGGCGCTGGCCTGGTCGTACACGCTGGCGCTGAAGGCCGCGTCGCCCCAGGCCAGGTAGTCGGCCTTGTCGCCGCTGCGCTGCGCCTGCGCCTGCAAGCCCGGCAAGCTGACGGCGTCCTTGACCGCCAGGCGTTCGCCCGAATCGAGCGCCGCCAGTTGCCACTGCGGCACGAAGGTCACGGCCCCCACGCCGACGACCAGCAGGGCCAGCACCACGCCGGTGGCGGCAGGCAGCCAGGTTCCGCCGCGTCCAGGCGGCGGCGGCAGGCCGTCGAGGGCGCGCAAATTGCGGGCGGCGCGGTTTTCCAGGTCCGGGCGGCGCGATTCGTCGCTCAGACCCACCAGTTGGGTCATCAGGGCGTCGCGCTCGGCTTCCAGATGCAGGCGCTCGGCGGCGTCAGGATCGAGGGGGGCGGCGGCAGCGTTGCGGCGCAGGGGCGAGATGACCGCCAGCAGCGCAGCGGTGGCCAGCAGCGCCAGCAGGACCACCAGCAGGACGCTCACGTCCCCTCCCGCTGCTCACGGGCCGCCCGAACATTGGCGCGGATCTCGGCCAGATAGGGGTCTTCGGGTTCCTCGGCGCTGGGTTCATGGGCGCTGGAGTGCTGGATGCCAGGTTCCTGAACGCTGGAGTCTCCGGGCCTGGGATTCGGGGCCGACACACCCGCCCGCCGCCCGCCGCGCAGATACCCTGCCAGCGCCCCACCGCCCAGCAGCAGCGCCAGCACCGGCGAGGCCCACAGCAAGGTTCCGGCCCAGTCGCTCGACGGCCTGAGTAGCACCCGCTGGCCGTAGCGCTCGCGGAAGTAGGCGTAGATCTGGGTGTCGGTCTGCCCGGCCCGGGTCTGGGCGCTGATCTCGGCGAGCATCTGCTGGCTGATCTCGTTGCCGCTCTCGGTAATCGGCAGCACGTCACGGCAGATCGGGCAGCGGATGCTGTTGCCGATGCGTGAGATCTGCGCCTGCTGGGCTGGGGTCAGTGTGGTTGGGGTCAGGGGGGCGGCCAGTGCCGAAGCACTGAGCAGCACCATTGAGAACCACCAGAGGAGCCGACGCCGCACTTAGAACGTCACCCCAATGGTTTTCAGGCCCGCCGAGAGCCGCTCGCGGGTCAGACCACCCCGGTCCACCGACTTAATCACGCCGTCCGCACCGATAAAAAAGGTTTCCGGCACGCCGGTAATGCCGTAGTTGATGGACGTTTTGAGGTCGCTGTCGAGCAGGTTGGGGTAGGCCAGGCCATAGTCGGCGATGAAGCTGCGCATCCGCTTGAGGTCAGGGTCCTGAAACAGCACGCCCACCACCTTGAGGCCGCCCGCACTCTGCTTCTCGCTGACCTCGCGCAGCAGCGGCGCTTCGTCGCGGCACGGCACGCACCACGAGGCCCAGAAGTTGAGCACCAGCGGCTGGCCCTTGAGTTGCGCCGAGCTGAGCGTGCCGCCGTCGAGCGTCTTGAGTGCGAAAGTCGGCGCAATCTGGCCCAGCAGCGGATCACCCGTGCCGCTGGAGGTGTCCTTGGGCCTGAGCAGGGCGACACCCAGTGCCGCCACCAGCACGAAGGCCAGGGCCGGAGCGACGAAGCGCCGCCAGGGAGAAGTTGGTTTGAGTTTGGTCATGAAACTCCTTAACAGTTGCGGTTGAGGGAGAGAAGTTCGCGCTGCCCACCACCCCCTCTGTCCCTTCGGGATATCTCCCCCCTGAAGAGGGAGAGAAAAAACAGGGACTTCACTTTGAGCTCCCCTCCGTCTTTGTGGGACAGGGTTGGGGAGGAGGTGAGCTTGGCGAACCTATCCTCAGTCTGCCGCCACCGCGCCGCCGGTCACTTTCCGCACGGCGGGCCGGGCCGGAGCCAGCAGCGTGACACCTGCACCCAGCACGATGATGAGGGTGCCCACCCAGATCCACGACACCAGCGGCGACTTGATAAGACGGATGCTGGCCCACTGGCCTTTCGGATCAATGGTGGTGGTCACCAGATAGGTGTCGCCCAGCACGCTGTAGCGCACGGCAGGGGTGGGGAACGTGGTGCCGGGGTCCTGGGCATAGACGTTCATGCGCGGCGTCGAGAGGGTGCCGTCCACCCGAATCTGGGCGATGGCACTCGATCCGTAGGCGTAGTTGGCCTGCCGCAGACTTTCCAGCCGCAGGGTATCGCCCAGCACCTGCTTGTCCTGGCCGAGGTTGAGGGTGGTTTCGCCGCTCTGCTTGTAGGCTCCCGAGAAGGCCAGCCCCAGCGCCAGCACGACCAGGCCGAGGTGGGCGGTGTACGCACCGTAGCGGCGGGGCTGCTCACTCAGCAGGGCCGCGACACTGCCGCGTTGCCGCGCCGCCCGGAAGGTCAGGGTGGCGAGGCCGACGACGTTGTAGACGCACAGCGCCAGGGTCAGCAGCACGGCCACGCTGCGAACGCCCAACCCGAAGGCGACCAGTGCCGCCAGCACGCCCGATCCGCCCGGCAGCCGCAGAGCTTTCAGCAGGCCCTCACCGTCAGCCCGACGCCAGGGCAACATCGGTCCCACGCCCATCAGCAGCAGCAGGCCCAGGCCCAGCGGCACGGCAAAGGTGTTGAAAAACGGCGCGCCGATACTGTTCTTGCGGCCCGTCACGGCTTCCACGATGACCGGAAAGAGGGTGCCGAGCAGCACCACCGCGCTGAACACCAGAAACAGCCAGTTGCCCGCCAGAAAAGCGGCTTCGCGGCTCAGCGGCGCGGGGGCTTCGCCCAGGTCGCGCAGCCTGGGGGTACGCCAGGCGGTCAGGGCCACGCCGCCGACCAGCAGCAGCGCCAGGAAACCCAGGAACACGGGACCGACTGGCCCGCCCGCAAAGGCGTGCACGCTCTGCACGATGCCGCTGCGGTTGAGGAAGGTGCCCAGCACGGTGGAGGCGTAGGCCAGCACGATCAGCCAGACGTTCCAGCCTCTGAGCAGGTTGCGCTTTTCCTGAATCTGGATGCTGTGCAGGAAAGCGGTGGTCAGCAGCCAGGGAATGAAGCTGGCGTTTTCGACCGGATCCCAGGCCCAGTAGCCGCCCCAGCCGAGCGTTTCGTAGCTCCACCAGCCGCCCGCGACGATGGCAGCGGTCAGAAACATCCAGGCCATCAGGGTCCAGCGGCGGGTCACGCTCAGCCAGTGATCAGAGAGCCGCCCGGTGATTAGGGCGGCCACCGCGTAGGCGAACGGCACACTCAGGCCCACGAAGCCCAGGTAGAGCAAGACCGGATGCACTGCCATCATCCAGTGGTTTTGCAGCGCCGGATTCGGTCCCTGTCCCTGCACCGGAATCTGCGCCAGCGGAGTAAACGGCGAGGCCACGCCCACCACCACGCCCACGAAAAACAGGAGCGAGACGAACATGGCTCCCAGCGCCCAGGGCCGCAGAGCGTCGCGCCGCAGGGTCAGGCTGAGAATGAAGGCATAGGCCGAGAGCAGCCAGGTCCACAGCAGGATGCTGCCTTCCAGCGCTCCCCACAGAGAAGTCACCTTGACCCAGGTGGGCGAGGTGGTCATGGAATGCTCGGCCACGTAACGCACCGAGAAGTCGTCGCGCAGCAGGGCGGCCAGCAGCGCCAGAATCGCCAGGCTGACGAAGGCGAATACGGCCCAGACGCTGCGGCGGGCCGCCTCGGTGCTGCGCGGGTCGCTTCTGAGACCGCCCAGCACCGAGAGCCACAGCCCCGCCAGGGTAAAGGCCAGTGCCAGCAGCATCCCGATTTGCCCCAGCGCGGCGAGCGGACTGGCCGAAAAAGAAATCAGATTGAGCATCGTAGCGTCACCTTTAGGTTACTGCCCTTCGGCGTTGGCGTCTTTGGCATTCCTGAGCATGTCCTTGAGTTCACTCTGGCTGCGGGGCACGCGGTATTCCTCGCTGTGCTTGACGATCAGTTCATTGGCCTGAAAGACGTTCTGGGCATTGAAGACGCCGCGCACCACCACACCCTGATTCTCCTTGAAGAGGTCCGACACCGCGCCCTGGTAGATCACCGGGAAAGTCGCGCCGCCGTCGGTGACGTTGAAGTGCAGATCGAGTGTCTGGCGGTCATACTTCACGGCCTTGACCAGCCCGCCGATGCGGACGGTGCGGCCCTGCAAGCTGGCTTTCTCGGCCTGGTACTCGGTGGGCGTCACGAAATACTCGATGCTCTGGGCCAGGTTGCCGAAGATGATGTAGGCCAGCAGGCCGACGAGCACCGCGCCCGCCAGCAGGTACGGCAGCGGATTCTTCCTGCGCCGCCGGGCCTGCGGAAGCTGAGATACAGGCGTGGTCATAATTCCCGGTCTTCCTGGCGCAGCCGCAGCCACACCCAGACCAGGTAGCTGATCAGAATGACGAAGGTGACGATGTAGGTGACGATGACGTAC
This portion of the Deinococcus rubellus genome encodes:
- a CDS encoding heme lyase CcmF/NrfE family subunit, whose product is MLNLISFSASPLAALGQIGMLLALAFTLAGLWLSVLGGLRSDPRSTEAARRSVWAVFAFVSLAILALLAALLRDDFSVRYVAEHSMTTSPTWVKVTSLWGALEGSILLWTWLLSAYAFILSLTLRRDALRPWALGAMFVSLLFFVGVVVGVASPFTPLAQIPVQGQGPNPALQNHWMMAVHPVLLYLGFVGLSVPFAYAVAALITGRLSDHWLSVTRRWTLMAWMFLTAAIVAGGWWSYETLGWGGYWAWDPVENASFIPWLLTTAFLHSIQIQEKRNLLRGWNVWLIVLAYASTVLGTFLNRSGIVQSVHAFAGGPVGPVFLGFLALLLVGGVALTAWRTPRLRDLGEAPAPLSREAAFLAGNWLFLVFSAVVLLGTLFPVIVEAVTGRKNSIGAPFFNTFAVPLGLGLLLLMGVGPMLPWRRADGEGLLKALRLPGGSGVLAALVAFGLGVRSVAVLLTLALCVYNVVGLATLTFRAARQRGSVAALLSEQPRRYGAYTAHLGLVVLALGLAFSGAYKQSGETTLNLGQDKQVLGDTLRLESLRQANYAYGSSAIAQIRVDGTLSTPRMNVYAQDPGTTFPTPAVRYSVLGDTYLVTTTIDPKGQWASIRLIKSPLVSWIWVGTLIIVLGAGVTLLAPARPAVRKVTGGAVAAD
- the ccmE gene encoding cytochrome c maturation protein CcmE — encoded protein: MTTPVSQLPQARRRRKNPLPYLLAGAVLVGLLAYIIFGNLAQSIEYFVTPTEYQAEKASLQGRTVRIGGLVKAVKYDRQTLDLHFNVTDGGATFPVIYQGAVSDLFKENQGVVVRGVFNAQNVFQANELIVKHSEEYRVPRSQSELKDMLRNAKDANAEGQ